In Balaenoptera acutorostrata chromosome 3, mBalAcu1.1, whole genome shotgun sequence, the genomic stretch GTGGGAATGTTGAGTGAAGGGAAGATGGCCTGCCCCCACCCTGGCGAGCTGGGCGCTGGGGTTTGGGACTGCCCTGCTCTGGTGGGAAATGGGTCAAGGGCCATCTTGAGAACCGGTGTGGTTTCACGATCCAACCTGCGTGAGAGCGGGCCTCTCCGTTCCACCTCCTCCTGCCACTGTGATCCCTGAGTCATCTCTCCTGCTGCCTCGCTCGCACCCTCACTGGGGTCTTAGGGAAGGGCCGGAGGGGCTGGGGTACCAAATCATTTGCTCGGCTTTGGGGGTgatctgctttcatttctttggtgctacaataacaacaataaaaattttaaagtaaaaaaaaacacaaaagtcaGCAAACACATATAAAAAAGATTTCAGAGATGCAAATACTTCCTGAAGAATCAAACATCAACAGTTACAAATCTGAGGTATTTCAATGAACCTGACATTGGCAGGTTTGGGCCCCACGAGAAGAAGAGGGGCCCAAGGGACAAGTGGGCTGTTTCCTGGGAGAGCTGGCCAACAGGGATGAGTGGGGgtgtgaggtctgggagggtcagAAAAGGGTCAGTGGAGCGGGTGCCAGGGCCTGCCTGGGCAGCCCCTGAGGCTCTGCCTCTCCCTCAGCAGATGCCCAGCAGGCCCTGGGTCCTGAGGAACTGCCCTCATGATCCCTGTCTTGGGGACCATTAAAAGGGGGATACGGGGCCCTGAGGACTGCTTCAAGACTTGAATTTGAGAGACCCACACCCCAAGAACCAAACATGGGAGGCAAGGTGGGCTGGGAGGACCCCATGCCATGCTCAGCAAAGAAGGGCCACAAAGACATGCTCTTGGCTCCTAGCAGCCCCACACTGGAGTCAAAGATTGGGGGACTGAGCAGGGGAAGAGACCAGTGACCCTGGGGTCATGGCAGAAGGCAGGGGAAGGGAAATAAATTAAAGGGGAAGGGATGTGGAGGGCCTCCAGCCCTGTGTCAGCTTACAGATTGTCAATACATTGTGCCCGGGATGGGAGGTGGCCTGGGAGCCCTGGAGGAAGCTGGACGCCCACAGACCCCACCCAGTTCTCCAGGACAATCCCTGATTGGACAACGCTGCCCTGTCAGGCCCCTCCAGCCTCTCCTTGCCTCTAGAGTACAGCAGGACCTGGTGGAGCCTGGACAGACGGACAGGTCCAAACTCTCAACATCTGGCCAAATGGTGCTTGATGTGGGCTCCATGAGATGAGGTAaattctgtgcatcaacttcctCCACTCTCgatgggagggtggagggagttgGGAGCTGGGTCCTGCCCCTCAGAGGGACCAGCTGGTGGAGGGCTCTGCACTGGGGGTGCCCCGGGACGAGGTAGGACTTGGCGAGCAGTGagaactgctgctgctgctggcgcTGCTGCCGATGCTCTGGGGAGCGGATCCTGCGATGAGGTGGACCACAGGTTTCTGGGCAAACAGCACACCTGAGTGAGTGGGGGCGGGGAGAAGGAAGTGTGAGCACATGGGCAGAGGACGGACAGGTTCAGGGGTTCAGTTCATTCCACTGTATCTACTGCCGCCTAACTCCGGGCGAAGAGGCTCCATGCTGGACACTGCGCTAGGTGACGACACCGCCCCGCCTGCAGGTGCTTACAGGCTGGTGAGGCGGACAGAGTCATTTTGCTGAAATGTCACAAAGGCTCTAAGTGAAGTGTACCCGGTGTGTTGTGGGGAAAAAAGgcggctttggagggcaggggtaAGTGGGTAAGGAGAAGCTCTGGCGGGAGAGCATGCCTGGACTTTTTAGAGAAAGTGGCCACATGACAAGGAGGAGACGGTGTGGCAGGCAGAGGAAATCTGAGAGAACAAAGAACAGAGAGAGGCGGCGAACGTGCTGGAGGCTGGTGCAGCAATGCGGTAGGCCTGGGGGGGAGCTGAAGGCAGGCATGCGGCAcaggaggctggagaggtgggagggCGAGGAAATGGAGGCCTGCGTGTCTCTAGGCTGCCGGGGTCTTACCCTGTGGGGCTTGTGAAGCCCCTGCAAGTTttaagaaggggaagaaggggacGGACATCATGAGGTGGGCATTTCAGAGCTCTCTGTGGGGCTGGGAGGATGTGGGTGGATGGAAGCCTGCAAGTAAGCTACTCTAACAGGGGAGAAGAGAGGTCTGAACCAGGGCCATGCAGCGGGGACGCAGCAGAGCAGCGGCGTCTGCTGAGCTCTGGGGGGCGATGGGCCTGAGGGGCTCTCAGGAATGACTTCCAGGCTCCGGGCCTGGGTGACTGTACAGCCACTGAGAAAGGACACAGGTGGGACAGGATTGAGGCAGGTGAGGTTTGGGGAGCCTTCAACTCTCTTCTGACTGCTCCCCATGCTGAGGGGGAGGAGGCATATCCTCCTCTCTCCTGAGAGAGGATGAGAGGAGATGCAGAGCCAGGCACTGatctcccccttccctgctttctgCACAGACCCACTCCCAACCCCCAAACCTCCTCGACCACACGGCACCACCAGAAGGCAAAGGGCATCCAGGCCCTACCCGCCGGCTCGCCCAGTCTCCTTGAGGGGTCTGTGTTAGGCAGAGACCTTTGAATGTGGCGTGGTCTCTGAAGCACTGACTCTGTGGTGATTGGCTAGGCAACTTGGCATCCCTGCTTCTCTGCAGGCTGCTTCCAGGAACTCTGCCCCTTCCCTGGCCCCAAGCGTGATGCCCCCAGCAGGTGGCCCGGCAGAGATCCAGAGCGGCCTTGGCCCCAGTCCCCAGAGTAGGAGCACTCAAAGCATGCCCTGTGGAAATGCCCCTGGTTTCGATAGAAGGTGCAGCTCTAACCCCCCTCCACTGGGCACCTCCCCATGCCCTCTCTAAAACAGGTGGTTGATGCCCAGGCTCCCAGCAGGAGGCCACTGGCCAGTGTGCCCATGCTCTGGGGCCCCCACTCATCAAGCTGTGCTTAACAAGAGTCAGCTGgaggggcttacctggtggcacagtggtcaagaatccgcctgccaatgcaggggacacaggttcaatccctactctgggaagatcccacatgccgtggagcaactaagcccacgcaccacaactactgaagcccgtatgctgcaactactgaagcccacgcgctgcaactactgaagcccgcgggcctagagcccgtgctccgcaacaagagaagccaccacaatgagtagcccgcacaccgcaacgaagagtagcccccgctcgccgcaactagagaaagcccatgcgcagcaacacagacccaatgcagccaaaaaaaaaaccagtcagCTGGCTTTATCCCCAAACTCATCCCTACACCAACAAAATGGGAGTGGGAAACGGATTGCTGTTTCTATGAAAACTAAGTTGAACACCTTGGAAAGTCTTCGTAAAGGTGgtaaaccaaccaaccaacaaaaaactGTTGCCAAATTAGATTTAGGGAGAGACAATTGTAAAAGACTGGGGGGAAAATCATGAAAATATAGGCTGATTCTGCTGCACTCAGATTCCTTTGCCTGTGTCAGTTCTTGGACCATGACAGATGATGTTTAGGAAGAGAAGAGCTGAACCAGTCAAAGAAAGGAGACCCATGCATTGAAAGACTGTAATGGTGGACACTGATTTAACTTATCATACAATGTTAAAGGTGTGGATAGAGTTGATTAAGATTCTTTACGTTAAATGACTTTTTCAAATAACGAGCCAACCACTGGTCGAAAAAGGGTTAGACAAGGGGTCTCCATCACTTTGTCAAAGGTGGAGGGGGATCTGTCATCCTATTAGCAATCCTCAGCCCTCCTCGTCCAAAGAACTACTTTACCTTTGGAACCTTGAAAGGAAGCCACCCCTGGGAAGGTGTTCAGACAGGAGGGTGACAAGGGGGTCTTGCAGGGAGCTGTACTGAGGCTGGCTGCCACCCCGCCGCCTCCTTCAGAGCGCCAAGAGCCTCACCTGCGTAAGTGGTGCCGTCGATGTCCACAGACATGTTGATGCTCCCAATGCTGCTCGTGGTCAGGTTCAGTGCTGCAGCCGAGGCCTCTGCTCTGTCCTCTGCTGGGGACAAGGGAGACAGCAGGCCCGGTCAAGCCCTCCGGCATTTCTGTCGTTCCCTCCAAGGCTCTCCCGCCCTCCCGGCCTGGCCACAGCAGGCTGAGGCCTCCCAGAGTTAGAAAGCACCTGGATAACCTTCCGCCGAGTGTAAGGTGTGGCAGGAGAACCAGGCTGGTGAACGTCCTACGGCTGGCTTTCTCCACTGAACCACTTCACCTTCCCAACTCCCTCTGCTCTCAGAGAAGAGGGATCACATAGACAAGGAGGCTGACCTCAGCTCGCAGCTGTGCACTGATGCTTTCAACACGATTCAGCAAACCCTGAGCACCCACTATCCACCGGGTGGGGCATCAGAGGTCACTAAGACCCAGTCCCTTCCTCTGAGGATTCGCCTTGCCTCCTCCTCCCCGTAACCAGGCTGGGAGGTCCTCAAGGAGAGGGTCTAcctgcccagcacctggcactCCCTCTCAATCTGAGCCATCCGTGGTTTGTGGAAGGCTGCAGGCGCTGGCACACAGGGCCTCTGCCCTTTCATGATGTTGAGAGCCAAGAATTCTTCCAGATGAGCTGCCTCATCTACTAGCCTCTGGCTTGTGCAGGGCCAGGGGCACCTGGCCTGAGTGGGTAAAGAGGGCAGAGCCCTGCTGTCTGGGCTGTCGCCTCCAGTTCCCTTCAGCTCCTCGCCGGGGggagagggacagggaggggCTGCCTGGGAACACGCACAGCTCTCTTCACACCTGATTTCTTCCCAACACGAGCCTGCTCATGTTTGTTCTGAGACAGAGTCAAGAATGGCAAAGAAAATGTGTGTgagggggaaagaggagaaaggggaacAAGGGATGTGGAGTGTGTGGTTcgggggggcggggagaaggTGGGGCACCTGAAAAATgtggaggggaagggaaaagatGCCAGTTATGCTGCCAAACTTGTatttcctcctgccctctctcccgGGGGTCACCGGCAGCCTGGCCTGAGGCAGCTCTGGCCCCTCACTGAGCCTCCGGAACGGAGGTGCTGTCTTTCTCCCAGACGGTGAGGCACAGGGGGTGAAGGGCGAGCCCTTTAATTGAGACAGATCAAAAGGCAGGAGGGGACAGGGAAGACACAGCAGCTGTCCCTCAAggtctcctgctcctcctccttgaACAACTGCTTTTCCTCTTTGCTAGAGAACAGGGCACGCCTGAGGCAACTGCAGGTCCCCTGGAAAATGACTTCAGCTTTGGTGAACTGAGATCTCTGTGGCCACCAAAGCCTCAGGTGGCTCTTTGGCCTCTAGATCCATCTGGGGGCCAGGGGGGCAGAACCTGGAGGGGCTCCACCCCAGTCCCCGGGACGTAAACGGGCCCTCGAATGGAGCCGGGGTTCGGCGCCTGCGCCCGGCGCTCACCCCTGCCGTTGATCCTGATCTTCATGGGCAGCTGCCGCGCCATGCTGAAGAAGTTGCGCTGGAAGGCCTGCTGCACCAGGCGCTGCTCCTCCTCTGACAGCCTGGACGCCTTCTTCTCAGGGGGCTCCCCCGACTCCAGCCGCTCCCGCAGCTGCTCCAGCGTGGCCGTCCGGGTACCCGCCTGCTGGCTGGCCAAGGTCATGGGCACAGCCAGGCGATTTGGCACGGGCACGGTTGTCACTGGGACTCCATCACCTGACAAAGGCACCAGAGCTGGACCCAACCCATAACCCACCCTCCCACCTGTGTCTTGGACCCAGGGAACTTGGcgtccttcctccctgcccttcctcctcacAAGGGCCCTGCAGACCTTTCCTGAGAGTGGTTGCTGGGGATATCCGAGGGCCACTGGCATTGGTGCCACTGCCGGAGCCCAGCCCGAGGATGGGGAAGCGGATcttgggtggggagaggagggcaggggccccAGCGGCAGCGGCAGAGGCAGCAGCGGGCGAGTAGCCAAAGAGGGAGGAGCTGTAGCTGGGCCGGCGGCCCTCCCTCCGGTTGCCGTCAATGGCTGCCTGGAGCTCGGCCGGGGAGCTCAAGGCTTTCTTCTCACACTCATAGGCATAGAGATACTTCATATacctggagggaaggaaggaaggaagccagaGTCATCCAAAATGTGGCATGAGGACTGCCCAGTGTAAGTCGATGGGCCTCTGGAAGCGGGCTCTGTGGGGCAGGCTCTGTCCTCTAGGACAAAGGAGCACAACCTGGTGCACCCGATGGAAGAGGAACCTCCCGGACAGCGatgccccaccccaggccctctAACTGCTACCCAATTCTAAACGCAGCTCCAAGTGGAGGCACGGTTCATTAGGGAAACAGATATTTTCGCTAACGTTTCATGTTTGTGTGGCGCCTTTCTAGTGCCCTGGGAGAAATGAGAAATGCCACGTTTTGCAATGGCTTTCTGGCTCCTTGATCTCCTAACCGTTCTGAGTCAGGCTGGTCAGACAGGAGCAATTCTTCCCACTGTGTGTGGACCTAGAAGTGCTGTCCCTCTTTGTGTCAGATGCCCCAAGAAGCAATTCGCTACCCAAGAACCTTGGGAGAAGGACTGCTATGCTGGATATTGCTCTGTTCCCAACTTCTCCTGGAACAGTTTCACTAGATAAAACCCTTCTACTTTTCAACAAGGCCTTAACATGCCACCTAACCTATACATGGCTGATCTTTccgtatttttcacagaacaacgTCCAGAGTTCCGAAAGAACAGATTCCCCTCTGGCCCTCATTCGCCAGTGCTCCTCCTGTTCTCACTGCTTCTATCACCCTTGTAATTAACTCAAATGGGTAGAAAAACAGGTCACCAGTCCCAGTGGGgccagcctgcctgccttcctctggGTCCGCTGTTGCTGGGCAAGCTGAGTGTCAGGTAGGAAGGGCCAGGCTTAGGGTGGAGGCGCTGTGTGGGAGACGACGTCCTGGAAAAAGCGTGGATTTCAGAGACAGAAGCCCAGGCGTGACTCTTCAGCCTGAACACTTACTAGCTGGTATGGCTCTGACCAAACGATCTAACCTTTGAGACTTAGTTCTTGTTGTCTGGGAAACAGGGACAAAAACCTTCTTGACAGGGTTGCTGGTGAGGTTTGAATGAAACAGAACAGTGAAGCAGCAGCACACAGGAGATACTTGGGAAGGGGCGCTCTCAGGATTACTTAGGTTAGGGAGGGATTCATCTCAGAAAGCTCCTGGCCCTTTCAGGAATTCCGCCCATCTTGCTCACTATGCAGtggaatttccttccttcctttcctctaggTTAAAGCATCCCCTTTCTCCAGCCTTAGCTTCCTTTCCCCAAGGCTCTGGCCACTCACTGGGTCCTCAGGGTGAAGGCGGCGCTGGTGATGGATGTGGGCAGGTTCAGGCCTTTGGTGATCTCCCTCCAGATCTTCTTGTTGATGATCTCCACCAGGCCCCCCTTCTCCGTCACCAGCTTATACAGCATATATAGGTCCAGGATCTGCTTGGCCATGATGGGGATTCGGTTGATGGGGGTCCCTGTGATTGTAcgaagagagaaacagagggtTGTGTCATTACCATGCAGAGAAAGAAGACATCTGTGGATGCCCACCTTTTGCTGagttggaaatatgttcataaatCTGCTTAGAAGTATAATTGACTCAAACTCCCAAAGCCTGGAAGCTATCAGACTAGCTGCCAGTTCTCCTTGGGAAGAACAGAAAGATAGGTCCAACTCacaggctgtgtggccttgggtaaaACACACagcctctctgtgtctgtttcccatctgtaaataAGAGGGCCAGACTAAATaacttcaaagatttttttttttttttgctagcagTATGATTCCAGATTCTTTCCTAATGATTTGGCAACTCAGTCCTCTGGAGCCTTCAGAAGCCGTTCAGCTGCCTCCTCAGGGAAGTCTTTCCCTGACTCCCAAGACAGGTGAGGTCCTGCCCCATTGTCCACCTGGAGAGCTTCCTGGGCTTCTCTTTTGCAGCTCTCAGTGCAGTTTATAACCGTGTTTTTGTTTGCCTACTGCCCGTTTTCTCTTCATCTCTTCTCCTGCTGCAGGACGGAGAAATGGTTTTTTCTCTCCTGTGTCCCCACCATGTCAAAGGAGCTGCTGGGCACACAGGTCTCCAGGGGGATGAAAAGCCACTCAACAATTCTCTCCCCGCTAATCACTCCAACCCCTCCCTGGCCTCTGAAAGAGGGAGGGTCAGAGCCGCTTCCGCCCACTGGCCCCGAAGGGAAGTGAGAGGAGCCAGGGACTTGATTAGGAAACCTGGCACCGAGCAGGAAGGCCCACTAATGAGCACCGGGGGACGGCAGGGAGGGCGGGGCCAGGCTCCTTTCTCGGGCGGCTGGGATGCTCGTCAGGAGGCGTGATGGATGACTGTCATTTGGCAGCCTCGGGATTAATGATCTGGAGGTCAGAGGGGAGAATTCCAGCAGGAAGGGTCACCGTCCAGGGCAGGGTATGAGACTTGTTGCCTTTTGATGGCAAGTCCTTTTACTGTACATTGGCTGCTCCTCCTGTGTCGTGGCCCCCCCAGGCTTGCTGAGGTCTCACTGACTGCCTGGTGGAGTTAGGCCAGCTTGATTAGAGAAGGGCTGTTTGTTTCAGCTCCTCCTGCTTCTTTCCCCTTAAGGAATGGCATTTTCTTCTCAGCTCTAGAACACTGGCCTCACCAACTCTTTTATAGGGTAATTCAAGCCAGAGTGGAGTGAAGGGTCCCACGTTTATGAGGAGGAAGTAGCGTGAGCACGAACACGTGGCACTGCTATGGTGGGACCGGGCCTCTCTTCTCAGTGTGGAGAGGGAGCTAGAGGTCTTAAAGACCTTTGTCTTGACCAGCTGGTCTTTGGAGGGTCAAGGACAAAGGGGCCATAGAGTTAAGTTCAAAGGTTCATTGGTAAAGTATCAGAGGACTGCTGGCATGCTCCTAAGACACGACAGCTCGCGTGTTGGTTAACTTCTTCTCCCTGTGCTCTTCTGGATAGTAGACCTTATTCCTGTCATAAGCACAAGAGTCTCATGCAGCAGAACTGGCCTCCTGGCAGGATACGGCTAAGGTCTCCCTTCTTTGCAGGCCTGTCTGCCCAAGCACGCTCATGGCCTTGGCGAGTTCATACCCTCAGGGCATCACCTGGAGAGTCTGGGAGGACCACTCCCAAGGCCCCCTCACACAAGACCCCGAAGCTCTCAATTCCAGAAGCTTCCAGAACATCTTCACACATGTGACCTCTTCACTTCCAGGTCAGATGTTCACAATGAGCTCACCTTCATCCCCTAGGCCAGCTCCCATTTCCCATCACTTCCTCTTCTTCCAGCAGCACCATCATTCTTTGAGGTCTTGGGTAGACCTCCGAGGCAGCACtggctcctctccctcctctctcaccCACCTTTAGGCTGTCGGGAGGCTCACCGATTACTGCTTTGAGGCCCCTCTCAAAGCCATCTTCCTCTCCGGCCCTCAGCCACCACCCTGGGCCAGGCCCTCGCTGGCTCACCATCAGATGCCCCCAGCAGCTTTGAATCCACGCGCTCAACCTGCACACTGCTGCCAGACCATCTAATGAAAACACCACTTTCACGCCATTACTCGCTTCCTAGTTTAAAAACCCACAATGACTCTTACTGCCAACCCAGCCCACCTCACATGTTCAATCTCATGACTCGGGTTCCCCAACACTCCTTAGAAGATTATGTACGATGTATTTCAAGCATGTCCCAACAACTCACTCTTACTCCAATCAGTTGGGTCTTCTCACCCTCACCCCTAAAGCCAAGCTCCTTTCTcctctactttttgtttttactctCCCTCATCAAGCCTAAAATGACCTGTCTGTGCTCAAATCCTCTCTACACTGGCCTTCAACGTTCACTCCCTCCAGGAAGAATTTTCCAACTACCCCAGTTCACATGGATTTCTTTCCTCTCAGAATTTCTATTATAACCACTACAAGTTCAGCAAATAGTTACACTTGTTTCACATATGTTCGTCTGGTATCCCAGGAGGACTGTAAACTCAATGAAGGCAGGGACTGTTTTTCCTTCATCATGTCTTGAATATTATAATGTTTAATAAGCTAAACTACCATGCAGattaaaccaaccaaccaaccaacctgcTTCTCAGAGTCAAAGCAACACAGCTCTGTCTTAACCCAACTGGGAATATTAAACGCATTTCCTTCCTGCTTGTGGTGTGCCCACCAGGGTCTGTCACTAACTCTAAGTGTCTAACTGCTGACAGCCCTGAACAGAAGTCACCCTCTCCTCTCAGGTCCTGGCAGGTTCATTAGGGGGTCATGACCCTTATTAAACAGACTGCGGAACCAAGGCCCAGGGTGGTTAAGCCCTTTGTGTCCGAGTCCTACAATAAGAGAACTGGCAGCACAGGAACGGATGGAGAGCTGGGGACTGAGAAGGTAAAGAAACCGTGACTTCATTCAGTGGGGCCAAAGGGAAGGCGAGACAGGTGTGAAAGAGGGCAAGGGGGCTGGGTCTGTGATGCCCACAGAGCAGGCGTGGCTGAGTGAGTGACCACCAAGCAGGGCGTGCCCAGCCGAGGGAGTGCTGTCCTTCAGAACTGTCACCTTGGAGAGCCAGCTACCGCTCCGTTTGTGAAGAGCTTTCAGAGTTTACActattttcatttgattctctcCAAGGGCGGTAAATCTTCAAATGTAAAGGGTGTATTTTACTTTTAGAAATGGTCATTCATGGAAACAAGCCAGGAAAATAGGATGAAGTGACCAGGCTGTTTATACTGATGTTGTGTGAAGATGAGGTGTGGCCATAAACCATGACAGATTATCTAGTGTGGCTCAAACTGCCTCTGAAGGCAACTCCCCAGAGAGGAATTATAGATTTGCTCGGAGTAGTCACTAGACTAAATGGCTAGTCATTTGAGATGGCTTCTTTCAAAGACAACAATGTCATAGATGtagaaatttcattaaaaattagcCTTTTTTATAGTCACACAGAGAGTGACTGCATTAGGCTGGGAACTGCTCAGGGGCAAGGGAAACAGGTAGATACCGGACCTGAGAAGACAATGAAGGAGCAAAGTGGCATTTCAAGTCCCCAGAGTGACCTCTTCCCAGCACCGCTGGAGAGAAAACACAGGCCAGGGCTGCTCTGCAACCCAGCCCCACTCTGGGCATGTGGGGGTCATGACTTCTCTCACCAGGGCCCCTAAGGCCTGGCCAGGCACCCCGGTTCCAGGATCAGTGGGTAAGGGGAATGGGCATTTTCTTCCTCATGGTTGGCTCTCCACGAAACTGCTAAAAGTAGCTCCCGGTGCAGGCGGGCCCCTCAGTACCGTCAGAAACAAAGCTGAAGCTATTCTGAGAGCCAGCTCTAGATGACATCATGGTTTTCTCACATTATGCAGCCAATCCAGACACAAAACTTGCCCTGGCTTCGATTCTTTCGACAACTAAGAGAGAGGCAGGATCCTCAGGCTGGTCTCTCTCTGCAGTCTGTTCTGTGCTTAGTGGGCCTGGCAGCCATCTCCCTTGTCCCAAGGAGACTCAACTatgaagagaaggggagaaggccTTTTAGCTGAGTTTCCCTGCCtgaacaagaaagaaaaccaatACATCacgctggggggtggggatggggggatcGACAATattcaggcctcagtttccctgtcagTCTGAAGCAAGGAATTTGCTTCCAGATGACTTCCAGTTCTAAAGTCCTATGAGTCTAtgaataaaaacttaaaacaaaaattgatagtttgggtggggggttggtggtggtggtgggatgaattgggagattgcgattgacacatatacaccaatatgtataaaatggacaactaataagaagctgctgtgtaaaaaaatcaaattaaattaaattaaaaaaaattgatagttGTGACTATTACCAAGGGAGGTGACTTGGTTTTAGGAGCTTGCCTGAATTACGAAATAATGTTGCCAGGTAACCTTGAGATGGATGGTTTGGGATCTTCTCCGATGAAGGGCGCCTGTGTGGCTTAGGACCAGGTCTGTGAAGTTCAAGTCCATAAGCAATGGCTCTTTCTCTAGCCTTGTGGGGAAGTGGGGGAGTCTCTGGCCTATTCTCTGGGCTGGATTACATCTTCCTCTAAAGAGGCTCTTCACCTGAGAGGGGGCAGGCCTCAGTCCACAATAAATGCAAAAGCAACCTGCAGAGAACCAGGAAGGAGGCCAGCAGCCACTGCAGGGAGCTCTCGGTGGGTCACCAGTGTTGGCCCTGCAGGAGGCCGAATCTCCGCCCCCATCACACCTCCCAGAGGGGGTGGGAGCACCTGATGGGGAAGCCTGTGGACTGTCAGTCACTGCTATCAAAGCAGGAGCTAGGATTGAGGGTAATTAATCATGCTCCCTCTGACAGCAATCCAGGGC encodes the following:
- the ARID3B gene encoding AT-rich interactive domain-containing protein 3B isoform X2; the encoded protein is MEPLQPQQKQPQPQPQPPPQQPPPPPPPQPPHLAPLQMDAREKQVQQMRETPFLYAQKLVTQQTHLSATPGRPSGSPALGPLARVPPAPAVARVFERSKVNSEREEEEGVLEDEDGDDEVAEVAEKETQAASKYFHVQKVARQDPRAAPVSGLLPAPGLPPHGQQAKEDHTKDAPKASASVCTAGQPGWNPDEQLKQNGGLAWSDDADGGRGREISRDFAKLYELDSDPERKEFLDDLFVFMQKRGTPINRIPIMAKQILDLYMLYKLVTEKGGLVEIINKKIWREITKGLNLPTSITSAAFTLRTQYMKYLYAYECEKKALSSPAELQAAIDGNRREGRRPSYSSSLFGYSPAAASAAAAGAPALLSPPKIRFPILGLGSGSGTNASGPRISPATTLRKGDGVPVTTVPVPNRLAVPMTLASQQAGTRTATLEQLRERLESGEPPEKKASRLSEEEQRLVQQAFQRNFFSMARQLPMKIRINGREDRAEASAAALNLTTSSIGSINMSVDIDGTTYAGVLFAQKPVVHLIAGSAPQSIGSSASSSSSSHCSPSPTSSRGTPSAEPSTSWSL
- the ARID3B gene encoding AT-rich interactive domain-containing protein 3B isoform X1 — its product is MEPLQPQQKQPQPQPQPPPQQPPPPPPPQPPHLAPLQMDAREKQVQQMRETPFLYAQKLVTQQTHLSATPGRPSGSPALGPLARVPPAPAVARVFERSKVNSEREEEEGVLEDEDGDDEVAEVAEKETQAASKYFHVQKVARQDPRAAPVSGLLPAPGLPPHGQQAKEDHTKDAPKASASVCTAGQPGWNPDEQLKQNGGLAWSDDADGGRGREISRDFAKLYELDSDPERKEFLDDLFVFMQKRGTPINRIPIMAKQILDLYMLYKLVTEKGGLVEIINKKIWREITKGLNLPTSITSAAFTLRTQYMKYLYAYECEKKALSSPAELQAAIDGNRREGRRPSYSSSLFGYSPAAASAAAAGAPALLSPPKIRFPILGLGSGSGTNASGPRISPATTLRKGDGVPVTTVPVPNRLAVPMTLASQQAGTRTATLEQLRERLESGEPPEKKASRLSEEEQRLVQQAFQRNFFSMARQLPMKIRINGRAEDRAEASAAALNLTTSSIGSINMSVDIDGTTYAGVLFAQKPVVHLIAGSAPQSIGSSASSSSSSHCSPSPTSSRGTPSAEPSTSWSL